The following coding sequences are from one Collimonas arenae window:
- a CDS encoding heavy metal sensor histidine kinase → MKRSITVRLVAMFALAALLIFSLIGSALYGVLRRELARHQQDELNTRFQDTQYMIGHNGDPSRWPRVQAKLDTLSPADGSIRYWVLGDDPRFQYGKGLAEIDQLDRNPNGMSTMQLRGREYPLHAMTGTIPPFMDRPAVRLIVAVDAAPYMHTMHAFLLALVGLSLVGVLLVMLLGYWIAQVGLRPLKQLSSEAQALGPRNLSQRLKISPLPDELSDLTIAFNGALERMEGAYNQLEAFNADVAHELRTPLANLIGETQVALSRQRTAPHFEEVLQSNLEELERLRSIINDMLFLARADQGEAATSLVHASIAQEINKTVEFFEFVLDESKMTVNVDGDIGAEASIETSLFRRAMSNLLHNAIQHSKPGAGIVVRITQQPAAIQIAVSNPGQPIAGTHLPRLFDRFYRVDAARNDRDPSQLHGHGLGLAIVKAIAKMHGGSVFANSVAGLTTIGFSIPAGDDTLQQIN, encoded by the coding sequence ATGAAACGGTCGATCACGGTACGCCTGGTCGCCATGTTTGCGCTGGCGGCACTACTGATCTTTTCCCTGATCGGCAGTGCGCTGTATGGGGTGCTGCGACGAGAGCTGGCACGCCATCAGCAAGACGAGCTGAATACCCGCTTCCAGGACACCCAATACATGATCGGCCACAACGGCGACCCCAGCCGCTGGCCGCGCGTACAGGCCAAGCTGGATACCCTGAGTCCCGCCGACGGCAGCATCCGCTACTGGGTGCTGGGTGATGATCCACGCTTCCAGTACGGCAAGGGACTGGCCGAAATCGACCAACTGGACCGCAATCCGAACGGCATGAGCACCATGCAGCTGCGCGGCCGCGAATATCCACTGCATGCGATGACCGGCACCATTCCCCCATTTATGGATAGGCCAGCGGTGCGCTTGATTGTTGCCGTCGACGCCGCGCCATACATGCATACCATGCACGCTTTCCTGCTGGCGTTGGTCGGCCTGTCGCTGGTCGGCGTGCTGCTAGTGATGCTGCTGGGCTACTGGATCGCCCAGGTAGGCTTGCGGCCGCTCAAGCAACTGTCCAGTGAAGCGCAGGCGCTCGGTCCGCGCAACTTGTCACAACGCCTGAAGATTTCGCCATTGCCGGATGAGCTCTCGGACCTGACGATTGCCTTCAACGGCGCGCTGGAACGCATGGAAGGTGCATACAACCAGTTGGAGGCCTTTAATGCCGACGTCGCCCATGAATTGCGCACGCCGCTAGCCAACCTGATCGGCGAGACCCAGGTAGCACTGTCACGCCAGCGCACTGCCCCGCACTTCGAAGAAGTCCTGCAATCGAACCTGGAAGAATTGGAACGACTGCGCTCAATCATCAACGACATGCTGTTCCTGGCCCGGGCCGACCAGGGCGAAGCCGCCACCAGCCTGGTGCACGCGTCGATTGCGCAAGAGATCAACAAGACCGTGGAATTCTTTGAGTTTGTACTGGACGAGTCTAAAATGACGGTCAATGTCGACGGCGACATCGGTGCGGAAGCGTCGATTGAAACCTCGCTGTTCCGGCGCGCAATGAGCAACCTGTTGCACAACGCAATCCAGCATTCCAAGCCCGGCGCCGGCATCGTCGTGCGCATCACGCAGCAGCCGGCGGCAATCCAGATTGCCGTATCAAATCCCGGCCAGCCGATTGCAGGCACGCATCTGCCACGGCTATTCGATCGTTTTTATCGCGTCGACGCAGCCCGCAATGACCGTGACCCAAGCCAGTTGCATGGCCACGGACTTGGCTTGGCGATCGTCAAGGCGATTGCCAAGATGCACGGTGGTAGCGTGTTTGCGAATAGCGTCGCAGGACTGACGACAATAGGTTTCAGCATCCCTGCCGGCGACGATACGCTTCAACAAATAAACTGA